DNA from Gramella sp. MAR_2010_147:
CCGGCGGAATTATAAATGTTTATGCAGAGCTTGAAAATTACGACAGGCAGGAAATTATGCGTAAGACAGAAAATATCTATAATACTACATTGAGAATCCTTGAAAAAGCTTCCAAAGATGATATTACCACTCACTTCGCTGCTTTGCAAATCGCAAAACAAAGAATTGAGGACAGAAAAAATCAAAATTTAAATTAGTCAGTTCTAATTAATTGATATTTTTGCAGGGCGAAAGAGAAAATCTTTCGCCCTTTCTAATTTCTAAAAGTTCTTTTACAATTATGTTGACAAGAAGACATATCAGGGTTAAAGTAATGCAATCACTATACGCTTTTAACCAAAGCCAGAATGACAACCTTGCCACCGAAGAAAAATTCCTCCTGAAAAGTATGCAGGAGATGTATGATCTATTCTTACTTCAAATTAGTTTGATCACAGAGATAAGAGAACATGCAGAAACCTATTTAGAAAAATCACAGCAAAAACATTTAGCGACCAGCGAAGAAAAAGATCCTAACAGGAAATTTGTAGATAATCAGGTCTTCCATATTCTCAATGAGAATGAAAGTATTCAGAATGCGCTGGAAAAGCATAAGATCAATCAATGGAAACAGGATGATGAATATGTTGCGATCATTTGGAATGAGCTAAGAAATAGTCTTGCATACCAGGAGTACATGGAAACACGTGAGACGAGTTTTAAAGAAGATAAAGATTTCATTATTCATATTTTTAAAGAAATCATTGCGCCAAACGATAAGCTTTACGAGTACCTGGAAGACAAAAAACTAACCTGGGTAGATGATCTTCCTTTAGTAAATACGGCTATCCTGAAATTTCTTCAGAAAATAAAAGAATCAACCGGTAGAGATAAAAAGATCACTCAGCTTTTTAAAAATGAAGAAGATAAAGAGTTTGCTATAAAACTTTTCAGAAAGACCTATCTGAATGATGAAGATCTTTCCGAAGAAATGCTTGGAAAAACACCCAACTGGGATAAAGACAGAATTGCAGAAGTAGATATGGTACTTATCAAGATGGCGATTTGCGAATTTTTGAAATTTACCAGCATCCCTGTTAAAGTTACCATTAATGAATACCTGGAGATTGCAAAGGAATATAGTACTCCCAAAAGCAGTATTTTTATCAATGGTGTTTTAGATAAACTTTCTAAAGAATACCAAACGGAAGACAAGCTAAATAAAACTGGTAGAGGTCTTATGTAGTAAAGATTTTTTATTATTTTTATCAATTAGAAATTAAACAAAATAACTTCACCATGAAAAAAACAATTTTAATGTTTGCAGCAGTAGGGGCGATGCTGTTCACCGGATGTAAAGATAATGCCTCAGAGAAGGTAAAAGCAGAAAACGTTGAAGCATCTGCTGAACGTGATGCTAAAGAAACGGTATATCCGGAAATCACTTTTGAAGAAACAGAATTTGATTTTGGAAATATCGCCAAAGGTACTAATGTAGAGCATGTGTTTAAGTTTACAAATACAGGAGATGCTCCTTTAGTAATTACCAATGCATCCAGTTCTTGTGGTTGTACTGTACCAACGTATCCTAAAAACGAAACGATCTCTCCTGGAGAATCCAGCGAAATGTTAGTTAAGTTTAACGGGTCTGGTAACGGGCAGGTTACTAAAACAGTGACTGTATCTGCAAATACAGAATCAGGAAAAGAACAAATTAAAATCAAAGCTTTTGTAGAAGCTGACGAAAACGCTAGCTAAAAGCATATATGGATCAATTAACGCAGTTTGCACCAATTATTTTAATGTTTGTGGTGGTGTATTTTTTTATGATACGCCCGCAAATGAAAAAAGCTAAACAGGAAAAAAGTTTTGCCGCCGAACTTAAAAAAGGAGATCGGGTTATTACCAAAAGTGGTATGCATGGTAAAATTGTTGATTTCAGCGAAAAAAATAATTCGGTGATAATTGAAACCGGCGCAGGAAAAATAACATTTGACAGGTCTTCGATTTCTATGGAAATGAGTCAGAAATTGAATGAACCGGCAAAACCTGCCAAGGAAAAAAAGAAGTAATACAATACTTTAAATAGTGAAAAAAAGCAGCTAGAAATAGCTGCTTTTTTTATTTTAACAATTCTTGTATTTATCATGCAAGCCAACACCATTCTTAATCATAGGTGTGATCTTAGATATACGGCTTAATTTGGTGGCCTCTCTCTTAGCCTGTGAAATATAATCGGCATATTCCCGCTGTTTTCCCGGAGTGAGTTTTTTAAAACTTTTTTCAAGATCATTGTCGCTTTTAAAAGCTGCAGTTAGTTCTTGGGGCATTACCAGTTTCTTTTTAGGAACCGGTTTTATTTCTTTTCCTTCTCGCTGATTCTGAATGGCTTCCTTTATATAGGGCAATAGAACTGAATTTTTAATTTCTTCTTTCTTTTCAAACCGAATCTGTCGAAGTGCTTTGGTCTTACCCTCCTGGGCATTTACCAACATTGCGGTATTCTCTTTCAATAAAGCGCCATTAAAAAACCAGATCCCGAAGTGATTTTTAAAAGCTCCTAATCCAACCACATTTTTACCTTCTAAAGTATAGACAGGGGCACCCCATTTGATTTCAGATTTTAAATCTGTAGTCATAATAAGTTCATGAAGCTGTCTCAGCTCATTTTCCCATTTAGAATGAACAGCGATATATTCTTCAGCATTTTTTACGGCCATGGTTTAAAATTTATTCCTCGTATTTCTTAGCGGTTAGTTCTGCTAATTTAACGATAACTTCTGCGGCTTTTTGCATACTCTCTACAGGAACGTATTCATATTTACCGTGAAAATTATGTCCGCCCGCAAAAATATTGGGGCAGGGGAGTCCCATAAAGCTTAATTGTGCACCATCCGTTCCGCCTCTAATTGGTTTAAGGATTGGTTTTACGTCTACCTGCTCCATCGCCTCCTTTGCAAGATCTACAATATGCATCACGGGCTCTACTTTTTCACGCATATTGAAATACTGATCCCTGATCTCAATGTGGATACAGTCTCTTTCATATTGAGAGCAGATATCGCTAACCAGGTGCTGCATCATTTCTTTTCGAGCCTCAAAATGTGTTTTGTCGTGATCACGGATTATATATTCCAGGACAGTTTCTTCAACATCCCCTTTAATACTGCTCAAATGAAAGAATCCCTGGCGATCTTCTGTATGTTCGGGGGTTTCCAGTCTTGGCAGGGAATTGATAAAGTCCTGGGCGATATACATGCTATTAATCATTTTATCTTTCGCATATCCCGGATGTACGCTTTTTCCAAAAATCTTGACAACTGCGCTTGCTGCGTTAAAGTTTTCATACTCCAGTTCACCTATCTGGCTGCCATCCATCGTATAGGCCCATTCAGCGCCAAACTTTTCTACATCAAATTTATGCGCTCCACGTCCAATTTCTTCATCAGGAGTAAAACAGATCCTTATTTTTCCATGAGGGATTTCGGGATTATCTACCAGATATTCCATTGCAGTCATGATCTCTGTAATTCCCGCCTTATCATCTGCTCCTAAAAGTGTAGTCCCGTCGGTCGTAATTATCGTCTGCCCCTTATATTGTTCAAGATCATCAAAATAGTCTGGAGAAAGGACGATATCTTTTTCGGCATTGAGAACAATATCCTTTCCATCATAATTTTCAATAATTTGAGGATTTACATTAGTTCCCGAAAAATCTGGAGTAGTATCAAAATGAGAAACAAAACCAATTACCGGAACCTTGTGCGGGACATTTGCAGGCAGCGCTGCCATTACGTAGGCATGTTCATCAATGCTTACATCCTGAAGACCTATTTCCTTTAATTCTTCTACTAATTTATTAGCCAGGTTCCATTGCTTTTCTGTGCTCGGTGTGGAATCACTATTGGCGTCACTTTGTGTATCGATCTTTACATAACTGATGAATCTATCAATTATATGCTGTTTATTAGTCATTGGGTTAGGTTTAGGTCAAAAATACATATATAGAGTGCTGCTTCAAAACCTTTTAAGTTTTCATATAGTTTTTTACTTATTCATTCTATTTTTGCAGAAAACCTCTGGTAATGTATAAATCACTTATAAGACCTGCACTTTTTAAATTTGATCCTGAAGAGATCCATTATTTCACATTTAATTTTTTAAGAAAGTTTTGTAAGATTCCGGGGGCAACTTCTTTCTTGAGATCTAAATTCCAGGTGGAAGATCCAAGGCTGGAAAGGGAAGTCTTTGGATTGAAATTTAAAAATCCTGTTGGGCTTGCCGCAGGTTTTGATAAGGATGCCAGATTATACCATGAATTATCTTCTTTAGGTTTCGGATTTATTGAAGTGGGAACGGTAACCCCAAAGCCACAAGCCGGGAATGAGAAAAGACGATTATTCAGACTAAAGGCAGATTCTGCTATTATCAATCGCATGGGTTTTAATAATCACGGTGTGGAAGAAATGGTGGAGCGCCTAAAAAAAAATGAAAATATACTTATTGGGGGGAATATTGGTAAAAATAAGGTAACCCCAAATGAGAAGGCAAAGGATGATTATTTATTCAGTTTTGAAGCTTTATTTAATCATGTGAATTATTTCGTAGTAAATGTGAGTTCACCAAATACGCCAAACCTCAGGGAGCTTCAGGATAAAGAACCTTTAAAAGATCTTTTGAATACGCTTCAGAAAAAGAACGAGCAAAAGCCAAATCCTAAACCAATATTATTAAAAATCGCCCCGGATCTTACTGATGATCAATTGCTGGATATCATCGAGATTATTCAGGAAACCAGGATTGCCGGAGTGATCGCGACAAATACCACAATTTCCAGAGAAGGACTGAAGTCTGAAAATAAAAATGAAACGGGCGGACTAAGTGGAAAACCTCTTACCAGAAGGTCTACTGAAGTGATAAGATTCCTGTCTCAAAAAAGTAACAAAGCTTTTCCAATTATTGGCGTAGGAGGAATTCATACTGCAGCCGATGCTATTGAGAAACTTGAAGCAGGAGCGAGCTTAATTCAGCTTTACACAGGATTTATTTATGAAGGACCAGCCCTTGTCAAGGCGATCAATCAAAAGATTTTAGAGAAAGGACTTTAATATTATGCTGGATCAGCTTATTCCTTTTTTAACGGCCTCTATTCTTCTTACTTTTTCTCCAGGACCCGATATTATATATGTGTTGGTGAGATCTATCACCTACGGTTATAGACAGGGAATTGTTACGGCACTAGGTTTAGTAAGCGGAATTTTGATACATACCAGTTTGCTGGCTTTTGGTGTTTCAGCAATCATTAAGCAATCTGAAGATGTCTTCCTTTTTATAAAAATACTTGGAGCTTTATATCTGTTTTACCTGGCCTATCAGGTCTATAAAAGCGATCCTGAAATTGCTTTTTCTTCGGAAGGAATTAGCGATAAAAGTATGTTCAGCTTATTTAAACAGGGATTTATTATGAACGTACTGAACCCAAAAGTGGGGATATTCTTTTTGGCATTTTTTCCCGGATTTCTTTGGGAGCCGAACGGGAACACGGTCATACAATTCTATATTTTAGGAGCCGTTTTTATGCTACAGGCACTACTCATTTTCAGCAGCGTAGCAGTACTTGCTGATAAAATTTCAGTTTATATAAAATCCCATCCAGGATCTGGAGTATTTTTAAAATGGATGCAGGTGGTGATCTTTATACTCATCGCTGTTCTAATTCTTCTTTAAAAATTAAAGATTCAGTATCATTATTTCTGAAATTCCGGGTTGAAATTTATTATTATCAATAAATCGATATTCTTTTTCAATTTTCCCTAAAATGCTATCTTTGGGCATATGGGTAAAGTGAAGCTTATCGAGTGTCCCAGAGATGCGATGCAGGGAATCCGGGATTTTATTCCTACAGAAAAAAAAGTACAATATATTCAGTCGCTTCTACGCTGCGGGTTTGATACTATAGATTTTGGAAGTTTCGTATCTCCCAAAGCGATTCCGCAGATGGTAGATACTGCAGAAGTACTTTCCAGGCTGGATCTTTCAAAAACTGAGAGTAAACTTCTGGCAATAGTAGCCAATACCCGTGGAGCTGAAGATGCTTCAGAATTTTCTGAAATAGATTATTTAGGCTATCCATTTTCAATTTCTGAAAACTTCCAGATGCGTAATACGCATAAAACAATAGCCCAATCTGTTGAGATTTTAGAGGAAATTCTAAATATCGCCGATGCTTCCGGGAAGGAAGTAGTTGCCTATTTAAGTATGGGATTCGGAAATCCATATGGAGATCCCTGGAATGTGGAAATAGTAGGGGAGTGGACAGAAAAACTTTCGGCGATGGGAGTTAAAATTCTGTCCTTGTCTGATACCGTTGGAACTTCTACTCCAGAGATCATTGATTACCTGTTTTCCAATCTCATCCCAAAATATCCAAATATCGAGTTTGGTGCACATTTGCATACTACACCATCCAAATGGCACGAGAAAGTAGATGCCGCTTTTAAGGCTGGTTGTTATAGATTTGATGGTGCTATCCAGGGCTTTGGAGGTTGCCCTATGGCTAAGGATGAACTTACAGGTAATATGCCTTCAGAAAAGATGCTTTCTTATTTCAATGCTGCAAAAGAGGATACAAACGTGAAAATGACCAGTTTTGAATCGTCTTATAATGAAGCTTCCAAAATTTTTAATGCTTACCATTAGTATTCAAAGAAAATATATCTAAAACGTCTTTCTGAATTTATTTCAGAATCCTTGCTCTATTAACTTTAGAAAATCCTGAAGCAAGTGTAGAATGAGTTTATTTGTCAGGAATAGTGTTCGTCTAAAATTCTCAGATTTACATTT
Protein-coding regions in this window:
- the pepT gene encoding peptidase T, translating into MTNKQHIIDRFISYVKIDTQSDANSDSTPSTEKQWNLANKLVEELKEIGLQDVSIDEHAYVMAALPANVPHKVPVIGFVSHFDTTPDFSGTNVNPQIIENYDGKDIVLNAEKDIVLSPDYFDDLEQYKGQTIITTDGTTLLGADDKAGITEIMTAMEYLVDNPEIPHGKIRICFTPDEEIGRGAHKFDVEKFGAEWAYTMDGSQIGELEYENFNAASAVVKIFGKSVHPGYAKDKMINSMYIAQDFINSLPRLETPEHTEDRQGFFHLSSIKGDVEETVLEYIIRDHDKTHFEARKEMMQHLVSDICSQYERDCIHIEIRDQYFNMREKVEPVMHIVDLAKEAMEQVDVKPILKPIRGGTDGAQLSFMGLPCPNIFAGGHNFHGKYEYVPVESMQKAAEVIVKLAELTAKKYEE
- a CDS encoding DUF1573 domain-containing protein; the encoded protein is MKKTILMFAAVGAMLFTGCKDNASEKVKAENVEASAERDAKETVYPEITFEETEFDFGNIAKGTNVEHVFKFTNTGDAPLVITNASSSCGCTVPTYPKNETISPGESSEMLVKFNGSGNGQVTKTVTVSANTESGKEQIKIKAFVEADENAS
- the yajC gene encoding preprotein translocase subunit YajC, which codes for MDQLTQFAPIILMFVVVYFFMIRPQMKKAKQEKSFAAELKKGDRVITKSGMHGKIVDFSEKNNSVIIETGAGKITFDRSSISMEMSQKLNEPAKPAKEKKK
- a CDS encoding quinone-dependent dihydroorotate dehydrogenase, producing MYKSLIRPALFKFDPEEIHYFTFNFLRKFCKIPGATSFLRSKFQVEDPRLEREVFGLKFKNPVGLAAGFDKDARLYHELSSLGFGFIEVGTVTPKPQAGNEKRRLFRLKADSAIINRMGFNNHGVEEMVERLKKNENILIGGNIGKNKVTPNEKAKDDYLFSFEALFNHVNYFVVNVSSPNTPNLRELQDKEPLKDLLNTLQKKNEQKPNPKPILLKIAPDLTDDQLLDIIEIIQETRIAGVIATNTTISREGLKSENKNETGGLSGKPLTRRSTEVIRFLSQKSNKAFPIIGVGGIHTAADAIEKLEAGASLIQLYTGFIYEGPALVKAINQKILEKGL
- a CDS encoding LysE family translocator, which codes for MLDQLIPFLTASILLTFSPGPDIIYVLVRSITYGYRQGIVTALGLVSGILIHTSLLAFGVSAIIKQSEDVFLFIKILGALYLFYLAYQVYKSDPEIAFSSEGISDKSMFSLFKQGFIMNVLNPKVGIFFLAFFPGFLWEPNGNTVIQFYILGAVFMLQALLIFSSVAVLADKISVYIKSHPGSGVFLKWMQVVIFILIAVLILL
- a CDS encoding DUF1801 domain-containing protein → MAVKNAEEYIAVHSKWENELRQLHELIMTTDLKSEIKWGAPVYTLEGKNVVGLGAFKNHFGIWFFNGALLKENTAMLVNAQEGKTKALRQIRFEKKEEIKNSVLLPYIKEAIQNQREGKEIKPVPKKKLVMPQELTAAFKSDNDLEKSFKKLTPGKQREYADYISQAKREATKLSRISKITPMIKNGVGLHDKYKNC
- the nusB gene encoding transcription antitermination factor NusB, with amino-acid sequence MLTRRHIRVKVMQSLYAFNQSQNDNLATEEKFLLKSMQEMYDLFLLQISLITEIREHAETYLEKSQQKHLATSEEKDPNRKFVDNQVFHILNENESIQNALEKHKINQWKQDDEYVAIIWNELRNSLAYQEYMETRETSFKEDKDFIIHIFKEIIAPNDKLYEYLEDKKLTWVDDLPLVNTAILKFLQKIKESTGRDKKITQLFKNEEDKEFAIKLFRKTYLNDEDLSEEMLGKTPNWDKDRIAEVDMVLIKMAICEFLKFTSIPVKVTINEYLEIAKEYSTPKSSIFINGVLDKLSKEYQTEDKLNKTGRGLM
- a CDS encoding hydroxymethylglutaryl-CoA lyase; amino-acid sequence: MGKVKLIECPRDAMQGIRDFIPTEKKVQYIQSLLRCGFDTIDFGSFVSPKAIPQMVDTAEVLSRLDLSKTESKLLAIVANTRGAEDASEFSEIDYLGYPFSISENFQMRNTHKTIAQSVEILEEILNIADASGKEVVAYLSMGFGNPYGDPWNVEIVGEWTEKLSAMGVKILSLSDTVGTSTPEIIDYLFSNLIPKYPNIEFGAHLHTTPSKWHEKVDAAFKAGCYRFDGAIQGFGGCPMAKDELTGNMPSEKMLSYFNAAKEDTNVKMTSFESSYNEASKIFNAYH